A single genomic interval of Osmerus eperlanus chromosome 14, fOsmEpe2.1, whole genome shotgun sequence harbors:
- the lcorl gene encoding ligand-dependent nuclear receptor corepressor-like protein isoform X4, with protein sequence MADVQCPNSKCTAERKGFRLKLDSWRHKLIHCVGFESILEGIYGPLLLKDISIFDDCEPEELDNWSMDASCSFCTLQLDKLGDHVPAATSPLSSPSDEMPSQAPSFMESNQSAHRFLYTVFHKKDVPQSSYDTNVPLVAKELMKKMIHQFALEYASKSPLYTTKNGYTTALLRPGPSDPDAPLDLTVSKYQENHGKEPQPEGVLDLSKRTSALSAPSSLPTNQNLSGRQRRQREEYPERSSELSEGLLSKALRDVRSGSLEEHRAALLYGIPPRTLRRSLEALAEGGLSLLCCLNPGKGTGRDEVTSQDVVSAIQGGEARLLLQRVAAWAEQAELGGEIVENQEISGVSSSASCLDPRSLLKVLGYSHPQLRDDLSSPTSPTPSSDPPTPLRIPQVRSSNPPRPSNLEPYSLAESLHLHTSPTEGTSIGTAARPTAVKLKPHLLLDVCLGGADMSPCRLAIRSSSVDDSEEGGDRRDKDKQPRKKRGRYRQYDHDLLEEAITMVMGGRMSVSKAQGVYGIPHSTLEYKVKERSGTLKIPPKRKPVTSRPTDPGTLAGSTNSGTSASAAVVKRF encoded by the exons ATGGCGGATGTACAGTGCCCCAACTCAAAATGCACGGCAGAAAGGAAAGGTTTCAGACTGAAACTCGATTCCTGGCGGCACAAACTGATACACTGCGTGG GGTTTGAGAGCATTCTGGAGGGAATCTATGGACCATTACTTCTGAAAGACATCAGTATATTTGATG atTGTGAACCAGAGGAGTTGGACAACTGGTCCATGGATGCCAGTTGCTCATTCTGCACACTTCAGCTCGACAAACTCGGT gacCATGTCCCTGCGGCCACTtcccccctgtcctcacccTCAGATGAGATGCCTTCGCAGGCCCCATCCTTCATGGAAAGCAACCAATCAGCACACAGGTTCCTTTACACTGTGTTCCACAAAAAAG ATGTACCTCAATCCAGCTATGACACCAACGTCCCTCTGGTGGCTAAGGAGCTGATGAAGAAAATGATACATCAGTTTGCCTTGGAGTATGCCTCTAAGAGCCCCCTCTACACCACCAAGAATGGCTACACTACTGCCTTGCTTCGACCTGGCCCCTCTGACCCAGATGCTCCCCTGGACCTTACTGTAAGCAAGTACCAGGAGAACCATGGGAAGGAACCTCAGCCAG AGGGTGTACTGGACCTCTCAAAGAGAACCTCTGCTCTCTCGGCCCCATCATCATTGCCTACCAATCAGAACTTGTCAGG GAGGCAgcgcaggcagagggaggagtacCCTGAGAGGAGCTCGGAGCTGTCAGAGGGGCTGCTGTCTAAAGCTCTGAGGGATGTTCGTTCTGGCAGTCTAGAAGAGCACAGGGCCGCTTTGCTCTACGGGATTCCGCCCCGCACGCTCAGGCGGAGCCTAGAGGCGTTAGCTGAGGGTGGGCTAAGCCTGCTATGTTGTCTGAATCCTGGAAAGGGCACCGGCAGGGATGAAGTGACGTCACAGGATGTGGTGTCTGCAATTCAAGGTGGAGAGGCACGACTCCTACTGCAGAGGGTGGCGGCGTGGGCAGAGCAAGCGGAACTTGGAGGAGAGATCGTGGAGAATCAGGAAATCAGTGGCGTTTCGTCCTCGGCGTCCTGTCTTGATCCAAGAAGCCTCCTGAAGGTGCTGGGTTACTCCCATCCTCAGCTCAGGGATGACCTCAGCTCTCCAACAAGCCCCACTCCCAGCAGtgacccccccactcctcttcgCATCCCACAGGTCCGTTCATCCAATCCACCCAGACCGAGCAACCTCGAGCCCTATAGCCTGGCTGAGAGCCTGCACCTCCACACTTCCCCAACTGAGGGGACCTCCATTGGTACTGCAGCCAGACCCACAGCAGTCAAGCTCAAACCCCACCTCCTGCTTGACGTCTGTCTTGGCGGAGCAGACATGTCACCCTGCCGCCTGGCGATACGCAGTTCTTCAGTCGATGAttctgaggaaggaggggatcgTCGGGACAAGGACAAGCAGCCGAGGAAGAAGCGCGGACGCTACCGCCAATATGACCATGACCTGCTGGAGGAGGCCATCACAATGGTGATGGGAGGCCGCATGAGTGTGTCAAAGGCCCAAGGGGTTTATGGGATTCCCCACAGTACGCTGGAGTACAAGGTGAAGGAACGATCTGGAACACTCAAAATTCCACCGAAAAGGAAACCTGTCACCTCCCGCCCAACCGACCCTGGAACCCTCGCGGGTTCCACAAACTCAGGGACATCTGCCTCTGCTGCTGTCGTCAAGAGGTTCTAG
- the lcorl gene encoding uncharacterized protein lcorl isoform X2, whose product MADVQCPNSKCTAERKGFRLKLDSWRHKLIHCVGFESILEGIYGPLLLKDISIFDDCEPEELDNWSMDASCSFCTLQLDKLGDHVPAATSPLSSPSDEMPSQAPSFMESNQSAHRFLYTVFHKKDVPQSSYDTNVPLVAKELMKKMIHQFALEYASKSPLYTTKNGYTTALLRPGPSDPDAPLDLTVSKYQENHGKEPQPEGVLDLSKRTSALSAPSSLPTNQNLSGMQLPTNSEEIQCEAEDAGMLETLNGCKSALQTVLQMLCPVHRSLLQQILTVAFQEHRGAFVCTHRQLTQAESYCCHGELQDSTPPPSSPFNDSNSHSRAPTYSSSDCNGLTNSLATYLSLDCNSHSSAPLTFSDIQDPSVSGCCCVQSCRMAADPGSPVCFCLKSLQCLPCQSLAVGRINKVVCAFTSSSSSSPLSPTSKLCPTCSVCPASTVCCSSSHNPLPCPCCSKHTCLVRDTTEGSKEVSGGKDPQCSVVLIRETPRSPSPPPLSPIPSDINGKAEEKPPSLLHHRDEGEDVQDHYVESNGQQGVIVDVEIINYPECKIPEQSQAEQNQSGSLLQDVVDRFSEKLETIKPQEKDPPPLTSLSSHSLEKGLNLCSLSNQSLESQKEAHLNEIITTCLYQDKNSDYNLSDLFHSHDINANQSPKTRFRRRQEARAAMTKTPDQPSTRRHTLEIKRELARLDPNNCWRKRSLGRSGKSKDGSAVASHPNNSSCETSPVKEEIEGIRRNNIAQLEKMTQDWENTRVREEEEVEKIPIGETDTLTEERGIERGTQNVVKSNISEVVEMKKEEGQGRGVAEEESIERLRKEAQWNRVTSDEGKKSSVVEEVKTVIVTEEVIMEMLTEDEGKGMANMEEGTSVDNQMSSITLQQNTIAEIVVKDESETPSVDKACGHYLPEIPRTDKQLLTPSHNNDSLTRASGQSKRGRPERKEAPMSIQGKSRRNTVQRSRRQIVPPQRFSSYVTEPRKMYFAACFSESIFSQRTLKGRRLTDNGSDAPYSQTASNNVHKAREEPLHSTPQLERQENDMNAGECLLGERPGRPPIVLVCQSVQVTVPSADKSSPKHSLQKRTDVRKSVARPNGRLQSSPTKRLNSESKLGIKSPKDHSKQKGDLTLDNTTISAKSQDTQYISPIKLMFVSPVGEDGVRYTLRSAASGSNGQGEETFDPCESSSWAGTPEKTKSPLVEHIALPPKRSPTKSGEGSPPKQAVITDTYRSTDSLNGIGGERQEGPLPFHETTSKRRPGRPKKLGPQLEKREKRPIGRPPKQKCLDQACGPGTNGTSVVNPKGAPEPDMEDKLNKNLKITVVYGRSRRSKRLVLEDSGLLQTSMIESPMVVSTNAHLDKTNVFQDNIVKDAPPIVEDLNFVRPVKDRKEAPHSSSNIKCQKLKGAVPMRKPGRPAKVKISGISITVTTVSPRQRKIHINRDARESPQRIRKKLLPEFQPSKDPKTISVQTSNDGTQTENKEDSKDNRKERPVPVRHSVRVRKPSVYLLHSVATSRSYSHSTALLRRSRQLLLNKASSQRKQEEAQGGGETSGEKPHLFVQAGKWNERKQVCQDLSHVAGVSMDSIFPQSGTLKWWAVSTQERTLSQELARRIRLVSETWISDTHSNQERTSLKTRVSVKASATCPKRPEPISMVRMLFDCPPTKPRSCSMGQLCSWFMQTTETQSLAIVKKASTRNPYEVMHYPRVTNRGSVSPSPQAERLRKHVKKFATAVPKSPTQHRQAQERLWYRSRRIVKHQLFASTVAPGRLCQRARWWKARGMGNYLSNLLRVKSKFLTRRERVNRPKRLTNHMRLVKRGIPANKFPEQVKFSLKSSEKPFSSTATDHSFDDLENIWPVSPAHLTEEMADIPKAQRLSSKAWSPETLKECKVFLKKINSPDTESTAEEDWDTCTVMLDDGSPSAYCPNGGRVEGREREEDNKAVKTQRKKRMKKRTKTKESDCSSLNEMDPHGVGAGIRKGKQRSFEKVASESLLPSPAKLIRQSRGRGLTGLRWRDFVVGSSK is encoded by the exons ATGGCGGATGTACAGTGCCCCAACTCAAAATGCACGGCAGAAAGGAAAGGTTTCAGACTGAAACTCGATTCCTGGCGGCACAAACTGATACACTGCGTGG GGTTTGAGAGCATTCTGGAGGGAATCTATGGACCATTACTTCTGAAAGACATCAGTATATTTGATG atTGTGAACCAGAGGAGTTGGACAACTGGTCCATGGATGCCAGTTGCTCATTCTGCACACTTCAGCTCGACAAACTCGGT gacCATGTCCCTGCGGCCACTtcccccctgtcctcacccTCAGATGAGATGCCTTCGCAGGCCCCATCCTTCATGGAAAGCAACCAATCAGCACACAGGTTCCTTTACACTGTGTTCCACAAAAAAG ATGTACCTCAATCCAGCTATGACACCAACGTCCCTCTGGTGGCTAAGGAGCTGATGAAGAAAATGATACATCAGTTTGCCTTGGAGTATGCCTCTAAGAGCCCCCTCTACACCACCAAGAATGGCTACACTACTGCCTTGCTTCGACCTGGCCCCTCTGACCCAGATGCTCCCCTGGACCTTACTGTAAGCAAGTACCAGGAGAACCATGGGAAGGAACCTCAGCCAG AGGGTGTACTGGACCTCTCAAAGAGAACCTCTGCTCTCTCGGCCCCATCATCATTGCCTACCAATCAGAACTTGTCAGG CATGCAGTTGCCAACCAATTCTGAAGAAATTCAGTGTGAAGCAGAAGATGCCGGGATGCTGGAAACCTTAAATGGATGCAAGTCTGCATTGCAGACGGTTCTCCAAATGCTCTGCCCTGTCCACCGCTCACTGCTGCAGCAAATCTTAACAGTAGCATTCCAGGAGCATCGCGGGGCTTTTGTTTGCACCCATCGCCAACTCACTCAGGCCGAATCTTATTGCTGCCATGGGGAGCTGCAGGACAGCACTCCCCCTCCTTCATCACCCTTCAACGATAGCAATTCCCACAGCAGAGCCCCTACCTATTCCTCCAGTGACTGTAACGGTCTAACCAATAGTCTAGCCACCTATTTGTCATTAGACTGTAATTCCCATAGTAGCGCTCCTCTCACCTTCAGTGACATACAGGATCCTTCAGTAAGTGGCTGCTGCTGTGTGCAGAGCTGCAGAATGGCAGCCGACCCGGGTAGTCCTGTTTGTTTCTGCTTGAAGAGCCTCCAGTGCCTCCCCTGTCAAAGCCTGGCCGTTGGACGCATCAACAAAGTGGTTTGCGCCTtcacgtcctcctcctcttcatccccttTGAGCCCTACCTCCAAATTATGTCCCACTTGCTCTGTGTGCCCTGCTTCAACTGTCTGCTGTAGTAGCTCTCACAACCCTCTGCCTTGCCCCTGCTGCTCGAAACATACGTGTTTGGTTAGAGATACAACAGAGGGAAGTAAAGAAGTAAGTGGAGGCAAAGATCCCCAATGTTCTGTTGTCCTAATAAGGGAGACACCCCGTAGTCCCTCCCCGCCCCCGCTGTCTCCCATCCCCTCAGACATCAATGGAAAGGCTGAGGAaaagcctccctcccttctacaCCACAGAGACGAAGGGGAAGATGTCCAAGACCATTATGTGGAGAGCAACGGCCAACAAGGAGTGATTGTAGATGTGGAAATCATAAACTATCCAGAGTGTAAAATACCTGAGCAGAGTCAAGCAGAGCAGAACCAAAGTGGTAGTTTACTGCAGGATGTGGTTGATCGCTTCAGCGAGAAACTGGAGACAATCAAACCTCAGGAAAAGGACCCTCCCCCCCTAACCTCATTATccagtcacagcctggaaaaAGGGCTCAACTTGTGCTCCTTATCCAATCAGAGCCTGGAATCGCAAAAAGAAGCCCACCTAAATGAGATCATCACCACGTGTCTGTATCAAGACAAAAATAGCGATTACAACCTCAGTGATCTCTTTCACAGTCACGACATCAACGCGAACCAATCACCTAAGACACGTTTTCGCCGGCGACAAGAGGCACGTGCAGCCATGACGAAGACGCCTGACCAGCCTTCTACCCGAAGACACACCCTAGAAATCAAACGAGAGCTGGCGAGACTTGATCCAAACAATTGCTGGAGAAAGCGGTCTCTTGGAAGGAGTGGCAAATCGAAAGATGGCAGTGCTGTTGCATCCCATCCAAATAACTCCTCCTGTGAGACAAGCCCTGTGAAAGAAGAAATTGAGGGAATCAGAAGGAATAACATTGCCCAATTGGAGAAAATGACACAGGACTGGGAGAATACCAGAgtcagagaagaggaagaggttgAGAAAATCCCAATTGGAGAGACAGACACTCTGACAGAGGAAAGAGGAATAGAGAGGGGGACACAGAATGTGGTGAAGAGCAACATCAGTGAGGTGGTTGAAATGAAGAAAGAAGAAGGACAGGGTAGGGGCGTCGCGGAGGAGGAAAGTATAGAGAGATTGAGGAAGGAGGCTCAATGGAACCGGGTCACATCAGATGAAGGAAAGAAGAGCAGTGTAGTAGAGGAGGTAAAGACTGTGATAGTCACAGAGGAGGTAATAATGGAGATGCTTACAGAAGATGAGGGAAAGGGGATGGCCAATATGGAGGAGGGAACATCTGTGGACAATCAAATGTCATCAATCACACTGCAGCAAAACACCATAGCTGAAATTGTGGTTAAGGATGAATCAGAAACACCAAGCGTTGACAAAGCCTGTGGCCATTACTTGCCTGAAATCCCGAGGACGGATAAACAGCTTCTTACTCCAAGCCATAACAATGATTCACTTACTAGAGCCAGTGGTCAGAGTAAAAGAGGTAGACCAGAAAGGAAAGAAGCGCCTATGTCCATTCAAGGAAAATCAAGGAGAAACACAGTTCAGAGATCCAGGAGACAAATAGTTCCTCCACAGCGGTTTTCCTCGTATGTCACAGAGCCAAGGAAAATGTACTTTGCTGCTTGTTTCTCTGAGAGCATCTTCAGCCAGAGAACATTAAAGGGCAGGCGTCTTACTGACAATGGGTCAGATGCACCCTACTCACAAACAGCTAGCAATAATGTCCATAAAGCCAGAGAAGAACCTCTGCATTCCACACCTCAGCTTGAAAGACAGGAAAATGATATGAATGCCGGTGAGTGTCTGCTGGGAGAACGTCCAGGAAGACCCCCCATTGTGCTAGTGTGCCAGAGTGTGCAAGTCACAGTACCCTCTGCTGATAAGAGTTCACCAAAACACTCCTTGCAGAAAAGGACAGATGTTAGGAAAAGTGTAGCGAGGCCTAATGGACGACTACAATCCTCACCAACAAAACGTCTAAATTCAGAATCCAAATTAGGCATTAAATCTCCCAAGGACCATTCAAAGCAAAAAGGAGACTTGACCTTGGACAACACCACTATTTCTGCCAAAAGCCAAGACACCCAGTACATCAGTCCAATAAAACTTATGTTTGTGTCTCCAGTGGGTGAAGATGGTGTTAGATACACTCTAAGGTCAGCAGCTTCTGGCTCCAATGGACAGGGAGAGGAAACATTTGACCCATGTGAGTCGTCGTCATGGGCTGGAACACCTGAAAAGACCAAGAGTCCACTTGTAGAGCATATTGCTTTACCGCCAAAGAGGAGTCCTACAAAATCTGGAGAGGGTAGCCCACCTAAACAAGCTGTCATCACTGACACTTACAGATCAACTGACTCACTGAATGGTATTGGTGGTGAGAGGCAGGAGGGTCCCCTGCCTTTTCACGAAACCACGTCAAAGAGGCGTCCAGGGCGCCCCAAGAAGTTGGGTCCTCAACTggagaaaagggagaagagGCCAATTGGTAGGCCGCCAAAGCAGAAGTGTCTGGATCAAGCATGCGGCCCAGGAACTAATGGGACCAGTGTTGTAAATCCAAAAGGAGCTCCTGAACCGGATATGGAGGATAAACTCAACAAGAACCTTAAAATTACAGTGGTTTATGGACGGTCAAGAAGAAGCAAGAGGCTTGTGTTAGAGGACTCAGGTCTCCTCCAGACAAGCATGATTGAGTCTCCTATGGTTGTAAGCACAAATGCCCACTTGGACAAAACAAATGTGTTTCAGGACAATATTGTAAAGGATGCTCCACCAATAGTGGAAGATTTAAATTTTGTCAGGCCTGTGAAAGATAGAAAGGAGGCCCCTCACTCCAGCAGCAACATCAAATGTCAAAAGCTTAAAGGTGCAGTACCTATGAGAAAACCAGGGAGACCTGCTAAAGTCAAGATTTCTGGAATATCAATCACTGTAACCACAGTTTCCCCCAGGCAACGCAAGATCCACATAAACAGGGATGCCAGAGAATCTCCACAGAGAATCCGTAAAAAGCTCCTGCCAGAGTTCCAGCCTTCCAAAGATCCTAAGACAATCAGTGTTCAAACAAGCAACGACGGCACTCAAACAGAAAATAAGGAAGACTCTAAGGACAATAGGAAAGAGCGTCCTGTACCTGTCCGTCATTCTGTAAGAGTGAGGAAGCCCTCTGTTTATTTGCTGCACTCTGTTGCCACGTCTAGGTCATACAGCCACAGTACAGCTTTATTGCGGCGTTCCAGACAGCTCTTACTAAACAAAGCCAGCAGCCagaggaagcaggaggaagctcaggggggaggggagacctcTGGGGAGAAACCGCATCTATTTGTGCAGGCTGGGAAATGGAATGAAAGAAAACAGGTGTGTCAAGATTTGAGCCATGTGGCAGGGGTGTCCATGGACTCTATATTCCCCCAAAGTGGTACTTTAAAATGGTGGGCAGTGTCAACCCAGGAAAGGACCCTGAGCCAAGAGCTGGCACGGAGGATACGTCTAGTCTCTGAAACCTGGATCTCTGACACCCATAGTAACCAGGAAAGGACATCTTTGAAAACCAGGGTGTCTGTGAAAGCTTCCGCTACATGTCCAAAAAGGCCAGAGCCCATTTCCATGGTCAGGATGCTGTTCGACTGTCCTCCTACCAAGCCAAGGTCCTGTAGCATGGGCCAGCTTTGTTCCTGGTTTATGCAGACTACAGAAACACAGTCCTTGGCCATTGTCAAAAAGGCAAGCACTCGAAACCCTTACGAGGTTATGCACTATCCCCGTGTTACCAACAGGGGGAGCGTTTCCCCAAGCCCACAGGCTGAGAGACTGCGCAAACATGTCAAAAAGTTTGCTACGGCAGTTCCTAAGAGTCCAACCCAACACCGACAAGCACAGGAAAGATTATGGTATAGGAGCAGGCGGATTGTCAAACACCAACTCTTTGCTTCAACAGTTGCTCCTGGGAGGTTATGTCAGAGAGCACGGTGGTGGAAGGCAAGAGGAATGGGAAATTACCTGTCCAATCTGCTTAGAGTGAAGTCAAAGTTTCTgaccaggagagaaagagtcaaTAGGCCAAAAAGACTAACAAATCACATGAGACTGGTTAAGCGAGGGATCCCTGCAAACAAATTCCCTGAGCAGGTGAAGTTCTCTTTAAAGTCCAGTGAGAAACCATTCTCTTCAACTGCAACAGATCATTCTTTTGATGATTTAGAGAACATTTGGCCTGTTAGTCCTGCTCACTTGACTGAAGAAATGGCGGATATTCCGAAAGCGCAGCGACTCAGCTCTAAAGCATGGAGCCCAGAGACATTGAAAGAATGCAAAGTATTCTTAAAGAAGATCAACTCTCCAGACACAGAGTCCACCGCTGAAGAGGACTGGGACACTTGTACTGTGATGTTAGATGATGGCTCTCCTTCCGCGTACTGCCCtaatggagggagagtggagggtagagaaagggaggaggacaaTAAAGCTGTGAAAACGcaaagaaagaagagaatgaAAAAGAGGACAAAGACAAAGGAGTCAGATTGCTCCTCACTAAATGAGATGGATCCGCATGGTGTGGGGGCAGGCATAAGGAAAGGCAAGCAGAGAAGCTTCGAAAAAGTCGCCAGTGAATCACTGCTTCCATCACCAGCAAAGTTGATAAGACAGTCCCGGGGAAGGGGCCTAACCGGGCTGAGATGGCGTGACTTTGTAGTGG GCAGCTCGAAGTGA